One region of Chryseobacterium sp. C-71 genomic DNA includes:
- a CDS encoding DUF6443 domain-containing protein — translation MKKIIILVLLFAVNLILAQTLTTSENYVYTKVYLSPDGSKKSETVQYFDGLGRPKQVVQVKATPLGQDLVVPITYDPLGRQTKTLLPIPVSTANSGIQAVDENSVNSYYGVANAYSEQKLEASPLGRVLEVAHPGAAWAMSSGHTTKMQYLTNIEGDQVKRFNTTASWSNGVLTTSITNVTFYAPNQLSKNKVTDEDGNITIDFKNSEGKTVLLRKESSAGKLDTYYIYNNYSQLAFVISPKGNEKITTNGNVVTSQILNDLCYQYVYDNRFRQVEKKLPGKGWEYMVYDQQNRMVASQDANMKNNTANPNRWMFTRYDKFGRVLYTGVFTGGTRAQEQTNANAKGLNNETRSTESFTLNGQEIFYTNTAYPSAAFIPYSVNYYDTYPGTPSVPQNILGVQTLSSFVNLTVNNVSSIRNLKSMPTASLVKNLDDDAWSSTHIWYDQLGRAIGSQGKNHLGGYTKTEKELDFSGAVLSANTFHKRSNADAEVVINERFVYDNNFRLKQHYHKVNSNTEELLADYTYNELGQVTNKKVGNNLQSIDYTYNIRGWMTKVNDPANLGGKLFGYELKFDAISNPSVAQANYNGNITEATWKNAEDGVLKKYSYQYDPYNRLTAALYQEPESTLPQAGFYNETMNYDANGNISNLKRNEKDSGLLQEIDDLEYAYNGNRLTSVVDHKNNYSGYPDTSGNMINYDLNGNMTDHVDKGILEIKYNDLNLPSYIKFNEQYFTRGFWDNVNIKYFYNAAGTKLRKEHRYSETSIYRKKTTDYLDGFQYEEIQNISPYTLKFFATSEGYFDFTNNRYIYHYNDHLGNVRLSFTRQGSAAIIVEKNDYYAFGLKHGGSVIDQSGVGYNYEYNGKELQAETGMYDYGARFYMPDLGRWGVVDPLAEIYTRHSPYNYAVNNPTRFTDPDGRGVIDVNGDGSHMVYDGQDAIDMFNSFNNSSSFTFPSYSYSYIDAGGSSGGGGGGSSLSSWMQNNIGNSFGPGDPFRKYLQQTTNSYFGAIESIDQYQLDHANWTDEYQGTMEFLGKLKEYFDSVGDKMGGAGYGTFAIDNLKTIKETVEKFKNFNPSLASVVGAITGVIGTSVNMEGDRFSQLMDIYKNADYRYDQLHKRNPMLDKGVTVNVNVVIGKNGGGGYTDIKIYDISTHRYLSGGKIIHRNYK, via the coding sequence ATGAAAAAAATAATCATTCTAGTTTTATTGTTTGCGGTCAACCTCATTCTGGCACAAACTCTTACCACAAGTGAAAACTATGTTTACACCAAAGTCTATCTTTCTCCGGACGGAAGCAAAAAATCTGAAACCGTACAGTATTTTGACGGATTGGGAAGACCCAAGCAGGTCGTTCAGGTAAAAGCTACCCCGTTAGGTCAGGATCTTGTGGTACCCATAACTTATGATCCATTAGGAAGACAGACCAAAACACTGCTTCCCATCCCTGTATCTACAGCCAACTCTGGAATACAGGCGGTAGATGAAAACTCCGTTAACAGCTATTACGGAGTTGCCAATGCCTATTCTGAGCAAAAACTAGAAGCTTCCCCTTTGGGTAGAGTGCTAGAAGTGGCACATCCCGGTGCAGCATGGGCAATGAGTTCGGGACACACCACCAAAATGCAGTATCTCACGAATATTGAAGGAGATCAGGTTAAAAGATTCAATACCACAGCATCATGGAGTAACGGTGTACTCACTACATCCATTACCAATGTTACGTTTTATGCACCGAATCAGTTGTCTAAGAATAAAGTAACCGATGAAGACGGAAACATCACGATTGATTTTAAAAACTCTGAAGGAAAAACAGTGCTTCTAAGGAAAGAAAGCTCAGCCGGAAAGCTGGATACCTATTATATTTATAACAATTACAGCCAGCTGGCATTCGTCATCTCACCCAAAGGAAATGAAAAGATCACGACCAATGGTAATGTAGTCACTTCTCAGATTTTAAATGACCTTTGTTATCAGTATGTGTATGACAACCGGTTCAGGCAGGTCGAGAAAAAGCTTCCCGGAAAAGGATGGGAATATATGGTCTACGACCAGCAGAACCGTATGGTGGCTTCTCAGGATGCCAATATGAAAAACAATACTGCCAATCCTAACAGGTGGATGTTTACAAGATATGACAAGTTCGGAAGGGTATTGTATACCGGAGTTTTCACGGGAGGTACCAGAGCGCAGGAACAAACCAATGCAAATGCGAAAGGCTTAAATAATGAAACAAGAAGCACTGAATCTTTTACACTGAACGGGCAGGAAATATTCTATACCAATACCGCTTATCCTTCAGCAGCTTTTATTCCTTATTCTGTCAATTATTATGATACCTATCCGGGAACTCCATCAGTGCCTCAAAACATATTGGGTGTGCAGACACTCAGCAGTTTTGTGAATCTTACCGTTAATAATGTAAGCAGTATACGAAACCTTAAATCTATGCCTACAGCGTCTTTGGTGAAAAATCTGGACGATGATGCATGGTCTTCTACCCATATCTGGTACGATCAGTTGGGAAGAGCCATCGGAAGTCAGGGGAAAAACCATCTGGGCGGATATACCAAAACAGAGAAGGAACTTGATTTCTCGGGAGCTGTACTTTCTGCCAATACTTTTCACAAAAGATCAAACGCAGATGCGGAAGTAGTCATTAATGAAAGATTTGTTTATGATAATAATTTCAGACTCAAACAGCATTATCACAAGGTCAACAGCAATACAGAAGAACTGCTTGCAGATTATACCTACAACGAACTGGGACAGGTCACCAACAAAAAAGTAGGAAATAACCTGCAGAGCATAGATTATACGTACAATATCAGAGGATGGATGACCAAAGTGAATGATCCTGCCAATCTGGGTGGTAAGCTTTTCGGGTATGAACTTAAATTTGATGCTATCTCCAATCCTTCTGTAGCTCAGGCAAATTATAACGGAAACATCACCGAAGCAACATGGAAGAATGCAGAAGACGGTGTACTGAAAAAATACAGCTACCAATACGACCCCTACAACAGGCTGACCGCAGCACTCTATCAGGAACCTGAATCTACTCTTCCGCAAGCAGGTTTCTATAATGAAACGATGAATTATGATGCCAACGGAAACATTAGCAATCTGAAACGAAACGAAAAAGACAGTGGACTTTTACAGGAAATTGATGATCTTGAATATGCTTACAATGGCAACAGGTTAACTTCTGTGGTTGACCACAAGAATAATTACAGCGGATATCCCGATACATCAGGAAATATGATCAATTATGACTTGAACGGGAATATGACCGATCATGTGGACAAAGGAATTTTGGAAATTAAGTACAATGACCTTAACCTGCCTTCTTATATAAAGTTTAATGAACAATACTTTACGAGAGGATTTTGGGATAATGTCAACATTAAGTATTTCTACAACGCAGCCGGAACAAAACTGAGAAAAGAACACCGATACTCTGAAACATCTATTTACAGAAAGAAAACCACAGATTATCTGGATGGTTTTCAGTATGAAGAAATACAAAATATAAGTCCTTACACACTGAAGTTTTTTGCCACTTCAGAAGGGTACTTTGATTTTACAAATAATCGCTATATTTACCATTATAACGATCATTTAGGAAATGTAAGATTAAGCTTTACCAGACAAGGCAGCGCAGCGATCATTGTAGAGAAAAACGATTATTATGCGTTTGGATTAAAGCATGGAGGAAGTGTAATTGATCAATCCGGTGTAGGTTACAACTATGAATATAATGGTAAGGAGCTACAAGCGGAAACCGGAATGTATGACTATGGTGCAAGATTTTATATGCCCGACTTGGGAAGATGGGGAGTTGTTGATCCATTGGCGGAGATATATACAAGACACTCACCTTACAATTATGCTGTAAATAATCCTACTAGATTTACAGATCCCGACGGGCGTGGTGTTATTGATGTAAATGGTGATGGAAGTCACATGGTATATGATGGTCAGGATGCAATAGATATGTTTAATTCATTTAATAACAGCTCAAGTTTTACGTTCCCAAGTTACAGTTATAGTTATATTGATGCAGGTGGTTCTAGTGGAGGCGGTGGCGGTGGAAGCTCGCTGAGTTCTTGGATGCAGAATAATATTGGAAATAGTTTTGGTCCTGGAGATCCGTTTAGAAAATATCTTCAACAAACAACAAATTCTTATTTTGGTGCTATTGAGAGTATAGATCAATATCAATTAGATCATGCAAATTGGACTGATGAATATCAAGGGACTATGGAATTTTTAGGAAAATTAAAAGAATATTTTGATTCTGTAGGAGATAAAATGGGGGGAGCTGGTTATGGTACTTTTGCTATTGACAATTTGAAAACTATTAAAGAGACGGTAGAGAAATTTAAAAATTTTAACCCAAGCTTGGCATCAGTGGTAGGTGCAATAACAGGAGTTATAGGAACTTCTGTTAATATGGAAGGTGATAGATTTAGTCAACTTATGGATATTTATAAAAATGCTGACTATAGGTATGATCAACTACACAAGAGAAATCCAATGCTTGATAAAGGTGTAACAGTAAATGTGAATGTAGTTATTGGAAAAAATGGTGGCGGTGGATATACCGATATTAAAATATATGACATATCCACACATAGATATTTAAGTGGGGGTAAAATTATTCATAGAAATTACAAGTAA